In the Dolichospermum flos-aquae CCAP 1403/13F genome, ACCTGGTTATATGCTCCGCATCTTCGTCCAAAAACAATTGATTGGATATTGATTAAAATTCGCACATTAGTTAAATAAGCCGCCAATAATAAATATTTATCAAAGATTCAGATTTATGAACGCTCCATTTCGTTTAGGCATTGTTTTTACCCATCCAACTCAACATCACGGACCACTTTGGAGAAAATTAAATGAACAACCTGGTCTTTCCGTCAAAGTCCTTTACCTCTGCAATGAAAATCAGATCAGTGGTGATGCTCTTCTGGGTGGTAGTTCTCAACCTTGGGATGTTGATGTATTAAGTGGCTATGAGTATGATTATCTCAAAGATTTGTCTGGAAGAGTACCATCCCAACAAGAAAAGAACGTTATCAGCCCAGAGTTGTTCAATAGTCTGACTCCAGATAACTTCGATGCCATTTTCATGCAGAGTTTTGTTAATTACTCTTACCGATTAACTGCTCTGCTGTGTAAACTCCGTGGCATTCCTTTAATCATGCAAAACGATGCAACCATCATGTCTGATTGTCGCTACAGTCGCTTGCGGCGAATTATGATGGCGATTCTTTACCCCTGGATGCTTAATTTAGCAGATTACTGGCTCTCCTGTGGCGACCATAATGAAATCCACTTACGTCATTATGGTGTTGCAGACGAAAAAATTGTCCGTGGGTGTCATCCCGTAGATGGTGAACGATTTGAGCAATCAATTAGGCAAAACCAAAACGAAATTTGGAAAATTCGTCAGGAACTTAGTGGGAATGAGGATACTTTAATTTATGGCTTTGCAGGTAAATATATAGAGCGGAAAAATCCCTTTGAATTTATTGCAGCTATAGAAAAAGCCCATCAACGTGATCCGCGTGTCAGAGGAATCATGATTGGTGGAGGTGACTTAGAATCCGAGATTAATCAACGTCTTAGCCAACTTGGTAATGCAGAGGTTATCAATCTTGGCTTTGTGAATCAAGCCAAAATTCCTCTCTACTATGCAGCCATGGATGTTTTTGTAGTTACATCGTGGATTGATCCCCATCCCCTAGTGGTTTCAGAAGCAATGGTATCTGGGACACCTCCTATTTTGAGCGATCGCTGTGGTAATTGGGGGTATAACGATACAGTTCGCCATCGCTACAATGGTTTGGTTTATCCTTGTGGTAATTCTGATGTCTTAGCAAAGACAATGCTAGAAATGACTGATATTGAGACTCGTAAGAAGTACAGCACAAATTCTAAAGAAGTCTTTCACGGACAAGATATCTACTGCGAAGTCCAAGCTTTTTTAGAAGTGATAGAACGAATCAAAGAAGGTTTAGTAATAAAATCCAGGAACTTTAGTAAATCTAGCTTTGGGAATTAGATAATTATTTTTTGCTTCCCATTTTGAAGAAAGAACGTTTTTTATAAAATAGCTGTTACTAGAATCTGTTGTCCTTCAAATTCAAATTAGCATCTTTGTCAGTCAAGGAGTTTCTCTTATGGTTAAGATAGCCTACTTAGTCTTAGCTCATCACGATCCAATTCACTTAGAAAGATTGGTCAATTCCATTGATTATCAGGCTCATATTTTTATACATTTGGATAAGAAAACAAACATTGATAGATATATAAATATTGCTAATATAGAGTCAGTAAATTTTATTCCTGAGAGAGTAAAGGTCTATTGGGGAGGGATTTCAATGGTCAAGGCAATTTTAAATCTTATTAAAACTGCATTGGCTTCCAAAGAAAATTTTTCACATTTGGTGCTGCTCTCTGGTTCTGATTATCCGATTAAACCTGTATCCACATTCTATGATTTTTTGAAAAGCAATCCTGATAGACAATTTATTAAACTTACTAACCTCAATGAATCACCATTACCCTCTGAAAAACGACTCACTAACTACTGGTTTATGGAACCTTTCCAACCTTTTTATAATGACAGATTCTTTAGACGAGTATTACAAAAAATATTCCATTTAGGAGTGACAAAAAAGCCTCTAAACAATGTTTCAACAGTTTGGGGTAGCCAATGGTGGGCAATTACTCCTGAATGTGCAGCTTTCATTTTGCAATATCTAGAAGAAAATCCAGTTTTTATAAATTTTTATAAATATGCTCACGCACCTGATGAACACTTTTTTCATACAGTTGTAGCTAACTCTCCTTTTTTTGAAAAAGCAGGAGGATTTCGGCAAGAAATTAGGTGGCCCCACGAAGTTTCAAATATTACGCTAAACTTTGAGGGGAGAATTTTTGCTGAAAATGATTATGAGTTTCTTGAGGACTTGCGTTTTAATAGAAAACCAACCGAACAGCGAATGTCTAAAGAATTGTGCAACCTAATGGATACATCATTAATCCGCGGAGCTTTTAGTTACTCTGACTTTTTCTTTGCGAGAAAATTCACAACAAACAAATCTTCTCGCTTACTTGATCTGATAGATAAGAATCTTCTTTCTTGAAAATTGAATTTAAGGACACCTCGAAAAATTCAAACTGCAAGGTTTTGAAAAGTTATTGGCATCAAAAATATCGAGAAATTTCAAATCCACAAAAATAGTTTATTTATTGGAAATTTAGTAGAGGCTTAGAGATGAAGATTGCATTCATCAGCTATGAATACCCTCCAGATACTGGAGGTGGTGGGATTGCCACTTATGTGGAACAAGCTGCCAAGATGTTGCAAAACAGAGGAAACCTGGTAGAAGTTTTTACAGCAAGTCACTATCGCTCAGGTGTGGAAATTGAAGCAAGTGGTGTCAGGATTCATCGAATTCAACTTGAGAATAAAAAGCTATTTGCTAACGAAATTGCTCCAGTTTTTGCTGAACGTCATGCTTTAGTTAAATTTGATGTTTTAGAAGGACCAGATTTTTGTGCTGATGCTGCTGGAGTAATCCGCCTTATTCCTGAGATTCCGCTGGTCGTCAAGCTTCACACTCCTAATGGAATTTGCCGTCAGGTTCAAGCAGCAACGATAACGGAGTTTATCCCAAAACTCAGAACGAATCTGGGTGCCTGCCATCAATGGCTCAATCCCAGTTCGATTGAAAACATTGAGAAGCGCCATGCTCATGATGCTGATGTAATTGCTGCTCCCTCAAATCTAATTGCTGAATTGTTGATCAAGCAATGGAAACTGAATCGCCAAAAAGTACACATCTTTCCATCTCCATATATTCCCTCTCCTGAGACCCTCAGCATTCCCATTGAACAAAAAGCCAGTCAGGTGGTCACATTTGTTGGGCGCTTGGAAATTAGAAAAGGTGTACTCGACCTGGCTCAGGCGATTCCAGATATCCTGAAACACTGCCCAGATGCAAAATTTCGTTTTGTTGGGAAAGCAGGGCTATCACCTGATCCTGAGAAAAATATGCAGCAGTATATTGAAAAACTTTTACATCCTTATTGCCACTCACTCAAATTCATTGGACCCGTTCCCAACACTCAAATTCCATTCATACTAGGACAAACAGATGTATGCATCTTTCCCAGTTTGTTTGATAACTTCCCTTTGGTTTGCTTAGAGGCAATGGCGGCTGGTCGCGCTGTAATTGGCAGTATTGCCAGTGGCATGGTTGAAATAATCAACACTAATTCTGTCGGCAGATTAATATCACCAAATTCCCCACAACAAATTACTCAATCTACGATAGAACTGTTGCAGAATCCAGAACTACGCGTTCAGGTGGGAATAGCCGCTCGTGAGCGAGTTTTACAGGAATATAATCTTGAGCGCATTGGAGATTTACAGGAGAAGAGTTATCAAGTTGCAATTGAAACTAGACAAAGATTGGGAACTCGTCGAAAATTTTCAATCTTTGCCTAATAGATAGGCATTGCTTGTGTGGAGATATCAAATCAATTTATTTGGAGATATGCAATGCGGTTAGTGATTGTTCGTAGAGAACCTGGTGTTGCTCTGAGTATGGATGTCTATGCTGACAATTTAGTTACCGAATTAAAGGCAATCCGTCCAAATTGGGAAATTGTCGAGGTTGCACCCCATCCTTGGAGCAAAAGCCAAGAAAACCTGTGGCACTCCGGGACTGGTATCCGCAAGTATTATGAACGCTATTGGCATCATCCCCAACAAGTTTGTCAGGTAGAAGGAGATATTTATCACATCATTGATCATACCAATGCTCATGTTGCCTATTGGTTGAAAAATAAAGGCAAACCTCTTATTATTACATGTCACGACTTAGTGCAGTTTGTCTATCCAGAAATTCTCAAAGGACAGTCCCGTTTTCCCGCTTTCAGTATGGCATCTTGGCAATTTTCAGTTAGAGGAATGTGTTATGCTGATTGTGTGATTGCTGTTTCCTCAAATACAGCTAAGGATGTTCATAAAAGGCTGAATATTGAATTAGAGAAAATTTTGGTAGTTCCTAACGGAGTTGAAGCATCCTTTCAAACATTACCATCCCAGGAAGTAAAATCATTTCGGAAAAAATATCAACGGTTACCTGAAGAAATCTGTTTACTTAATGTTGGCTCAACTCACCAACGAAAGAACATTATTACTGTGTTGAAAGTGCTAAAAACTCTTAAAGATCGAGGGTTATCAGTCCGTCTTTGGCGGTCAGGGGGCAAATTTATGGCAGAGCAAATAACCTTTATCAAAGAACTTAATCTTGAGGAAGATATTCTTGATTTTGGTACTGCTGATAAAAATATTCTAATTCAACTTTACAATGCAGCGGATGTTCTCTTAGCACCATCTCTCTATGAAGGTTTTGGTTTGACAGTTTTAGAGGCAATGGCCTGCGGACTACCGGTAATTACTTCTAATATCTCATCCCTCCCAGAAGTGGTGGGTAATGCGGCAGTGTTGGTTAATCCTATGGATATCCAAACTATGTCTGAATCTGTAGTTAGGCTCACACAGAATTCTAGTGACCGTCAAAATTTGATTACTCAGGGATTTGCAAGAGCTAAACAATTGACTTGGAAAAAATCAGCAGAACATTTGGTTTCAGCTTATGAGCAGTTAAGTTGATCAAAATTCGTACTTGCGAATAAGAGTGGCTTTCTCAAAATTTTCTCAACGGCATCCGGTGAGTTTATAACAGCAAAAAAGATTATTAGTAAATCAGAAATTTAGAAGAAATTATGAACGTTTTGATGAGAAAACTGCAATTAGCATTAACACCGCAGACAAGGCTTCTGAAAACAAAATTGTCCAATGGAGCAATAGTTTACGGAAAAAATAGCACAGGATTCGGCGGACGGGGAATATATATTTATAGAGATGCTATTGAGCCAGAGTTTGAACACCTAGACAAATTATTAGATTCAGAAGGTGTTTTTATAGATGTTGGTGCTAACACAGGTATATACACGATCAAAGCTGCAAAACACTTTGATAATAATGGGACTGTTTTGAGACACCATAAGCCAAAACTTTGCACTTTTTTGTTCTAAAAATCTGCGAAACCATTATTAATAAACGGTTTTAGTTTTATATGGCTTACACCACACTACGCTATCAGCAAGCCCTATTTAGAGTTTGATGTCAAACTTATTAAGTATCGAAATCATGTATTTGCATCCACCCACAACTAAGAAACCAAAAAAGAAAGGATGGATTGATAATACAAGCTTAATTATCCTTGCCTTTTCCGTAGTTTTCTACTCCCGTATTTTTTGTGCCATTACTCGCGCTCCTTCAATTTTTAACCTTGCTCACTTCGCAGTTGTTCCCTTTGTTTTAGGAGTTGTATTATTTACCAGTCGGGCAAAAGATCGCAAACAAATTACTATTGCCTATTCTTTTGTATTAGGACTTTTGATTTTTCTAGTTGCAGTTTTAGCTAGTGCATTATGGAATAACACAGGCTTAATTAATGCCGTCGTCTCTTTCATGATGCTTTGCGAACCTTTCATCTTTCTGCTGGCTATTGTCTGTATTCCCATGTCTGCTAAATCCATTACCCGCATCAAGAAATGGCTGATATGGTCTGCTTTGATTAACTTTGTCCTTGCTGCTTTCCAGAAACCCCTAATTGATGCGGGGAAGCTCTATGCTAACGGATTTAATGGCACGGATGGATGCGGTGGAGTCTTTTTCGTTTCCGGGGCGGGAAATTATGTATCAGCTTCGGTATCAGTTGCCTTTGCCCTCTACTTCTTCACTAATGAAAAAACTTTTCCATTATGGATGAGAATCGCGGTAATTATCGCTGCTTTTTGGCAGATTCTATTTTCTGATTCCAAACAACTTCTGCTTGCGTATCTAATCGCCTGGGGTCTTTTAGTTTTAGCAAATTCCCATGATATTGGTAAAAGTATAAAATTGCTGAGTGCGATCGCTCTCTTCGGATACGGATTCCTTTGGTGCGTACAGAACCTAGAAGCATTTGCTGCATTTACAGCTTGGGCGCGACCGGAACTTTACGGACCAGATGGTTATGCTTGGTATACCAAATTCTACTCGGTGCGTTCCATTTTATCTCATTATCAATCATCCCTCAATTGGTTATTTGGTCTTGGTCCTGGGCATACCGTGAGCCGCTTAGGAGTATGGTTTCTTAAAGATTATTGGTCTATACTCGGACTACTAGGTGCTACCACCAATCCAATTAGTCAGGAAGCAATGGAATTTTGTGGTAATTCTTGGCTTTGTTCTGGTTCTACTCTTTTCATGCCCATTTTTGGTTGGGCTGGAATATGGGGAGATTTAGGACTTTTGGGTGTAGGTGCATACCTATTTCTATCCTACTTAGCTTGGCAACACTTTGGTTTAGATGATTCCTTAAAAGTTACTTTACTAACTGTTCTCGTCATGGGTTTTATTTTTACTCAAATGGAAGAACCAGGCTTCATGCTTTCTATCGCCTTTATTCTAGGACTAGCATGGCAAGAACGACAACTGAAGAAACAGATACACAGAGGCAAGAGAGAGAAAGAATTTCCCAATTACCAATTACCAATTACCAATTCCCTATGAAGATTTTAATGTCTGCTTACTCCTGTGAACCAGGTATGGGTTCTGAACCTGGTGTGGGTTGGAATATTGCCCGCGAAGCTGCTAAATACCATGAAGTTTGGGTACTCACCCGACCCGATGAAAGTCAGGATATTATTAACGCAGAATTGGCACGCCACCCCATTCCCAATCTTCACTTTGTTTACTTTACTTTGCCCTTTTGGCAAGATAGCCGACGCTGGGGACAGTCTGGGGGAATGCAGTTTCACTATTACCTCTGGCAAATTCAAGCCTATTTTGTCGCCCGTGACTTACATCAGAAAATTGGCTTTGACTTGAGCCATCATGTTACCTTTGTTAAGTATTCCAGTCCTTGCTTCCTCTCACTCCTGCCCATTCCCCTAGTTTGGGGTCCTGTAGGTGGTGGAGAATCAGCACCAGCAAGCTTTTGGCAGGATTTTAGCTTAAATGGCAAAATTTACGAAATTGCTCGTAGCGGCGCTCGCTGGCTGGGAGAAAAAGACCCCTTTGTCCGTCTGACTGCTCAAAGAAGTGCTGTAGTCCGAGCCACAACTAAAGATACAGCCCAGTGTCTCTATAAAATGGGTGTGAATCATGTGCATATTTTGCCGGAATCAGGGTTATCGGCGGCAGACATAGACCATCTAAATCAATATGAAATCCCTAATGAGCCAATAGTAAAATTTATCAGCATGGGTAGACTTTTGCATTGGAAAGGCTTTCATTTAGGATTGCGTGCCTTTGCTCAAGCAAATCTACCAAATACAGAATACTGGATTGTGGGAGATGGACCGGAATGGCATCACCTGCAAACTTTGGCATCAGATTTAGGAATTGCTAAAAAAGTTAAATTTTGGGGTAGGTTGCCTCGTGAAAAGGCTTTAAATTTATTAAAAGATTGTCATGTGCTAGTTCATCCCAGCTTACATGATTCTGGTGGGTGGGTCTGTATGGAAGCAATGGCAGCAAGTCGTCCTATCATCTGTTTAGATATAGGGGGACCTGCTGTTCAAGTTACAGATGAAACTGGTTTTAAGATTACTGCTAATGAACCATATCAAGCTGTCCGTGATTTAGCGGCCGCAATGATTCATTTAGTTCAAAACCCAGAACTAATAGTGAGTATGGGTCAGGCAGGTCGGAAACTAGTCAATGAAAACTACAGTTGGCAGATTGTCGGAGAGCGTTTGCACAAACTTTATTTAGAGATTGCCAGCAAGAAGGTATCACAAACTGACGTTATATCTCAAGTTTTTTGAACCTAAATTTAACTAATTAATTTTTCCCACTTGGATAATATGCACATATTAATTGCTGCTTTACACAGACCAACAAAACCAACGGGTGTTTGCCGACACGCTGCAAATCTAGCTCAATGTTTGGCTGATACTCCAGAGGTTAGCAAGGTGACTTTAATTGTCGGAACATGGCAGAAAGATTACTTTGAACAATTTTTTCATTCCCCAAAAATTCAATTAATTACTGTAGATGTTAAAAATAGTTCTTTAGCAAGAAATATCTGGTTTTTATTTGGTTTACCAAAATTGGTAAAGCATTTAAATCCTGATATTGTCCATTTATCTTTTCCTTTTCCTTTTTTACGACCACTTTTTCCTTGTCCTATTGTTTCGACAATTCACGATTTGTATCCTTATGAAAAACCAGAGGTTTTTGGCTATCCAAATGTGATCTTTAATCGCTTGTTTTTAAAACAATGTATAGAACATAGTGATGGTCTTACCTGTGTTTCTAAATCTACTTTAAGCAGTCTTAAATCCTATTTTCCCAAAACTCAAACACTCAAACCCATTGCTGTTATTTATAATTACGTGGATTTTAGTAATATTGTTGCTGAACCACATCATAATTTAGATATTAGTGATCATGATTCTTTTCTGTTATGTGTCGCTCAACATCGAAAAAATAAAAATATAGATTTGTTAATTCAATCATTTTCTTTTTTAAAGAAAAATGGTTATTTAAAAGATGAGACTAAGCTAATAGTTGTTGGTAGTACAGGACCAGAAACAGAGAGTTTAGTTAATCAAATTCAGCATCTATCTCTTCAAAATCAAGTGCTGCTAATTCATGCAATTAAAGACCATGAATTATGTTGGTTATATCAAAAGTGTGAAATTTTTGTGGCCGCTTCATCTCAAGAAGGATTTTGTTTACCATTAGCAGAAGCTCTATATTTTTCTTGTCAAGTAGTTTGCTCAGATATTCCCATATTTAGAGAAATTGGTAGTTCTAGCTGTTGTTATTTTGATGTTGAACGTGATACTGTCAAAAATCTCTCACAAGCCATTATTTCTACTTTAGAACAGCCTGTAAATAGAACTGCTAATGATCTTCAATTTTCTAAATTGGATGTAGCAAATCAATATCTAAAATTTTACTCTACATTTTCCTTTATTAGTCAGTAGGGATTTTTAACTGAAAAGTATCCCGGAGGGGCTTAGTATTTCTAAACCCCTTGCTTGCCACGCAACTGAAAAAATTAACATAAAAAAGAGAAAAATATTATATAATTATTCCCGTTAAATTTACACTTAAAATTATCATCTGCTGACAGTTAATTAAATGTAAAAAATAAGAGCGAAAAAATCATCAAGTTAATCAAAAAATAATTCATGTATTAGCAGGGTAATTTTCGGTAGTCTTAAAAAGAAGCCTTTGCTGATAAGTATCAGGAAAGTCTTCAAAAAAATTGGATGATTGTTGTTACCAACAGGAGTGCAGATTATGAGTCAAAATTTTAACGATTATAATTCATCTGTTCATAAAAAAATCAAGACTGAACAAATAGAGCAAATAATCAAAGCGATTATATCTGGTAAATATTCTTGGGCTTGTGTTCTAGTTTTACAATTTGCTGGTTACAATCCTATGGACTATATCCCCTATCGTACTTATATCAGATTACTTAAAACTAACTGCTTGCTTGGTAATTCTCAGCAAAATTAACCACCTATCAGCAAAGTTGACAGGTTTGATTTGAAATTAAAGTAGTTGCGTT is a window encoding:
- a CDS encoding glycosyltransferase family 4 protein is translated as MNAPFRLGIVFTHPTQHHGPLWRKLNEQPGLSVKVLYLCNENQISGDALLGGSSQPWDVDVLSGYEYDYLKDLSGRVPSQQEKNVISPELFNSLTPDNFDAIFMQSFVNYSYRLTALLCKLRGIPLIMQNDATIMSDCRYSRLRRIMMAILYPWMLNLADYWLSCGDHNEIHLRHYGVADEKIVRGCHPVDGERFEQSIRQNQNEIWKIRQELSGNEDTLIYGFAGKYIERKNPFEFIAAIEKAHQRDPRVRGIMIGGGDLESEINQRLSQLGNAEVINLGFVNQAKIPLYYAAMDVFVVTSWIDPHPLVVSEAMVSGTPPILSDRCGNWGYNDTVRHRYNGLVYPCGNSDVLAKTMLEMTDIETRKKYSTNSKEVFHGQDIYCEVQAFLEVIERIKEGLVIKSRNFSKSSFGN
- a CDS encoding beta-1,6-N-acetylglucosaminyltransferase → MVKIAYLVLAHHDPIHLERLVNSIDYQAHIFIHLDKKTNIDRYINIANIESVNFIPERVKVYWGGISMVKAILNLIKTALASKENFSHLVLLSGSDYPIKPVSTFYDFLKSNPDRQFIKLTNLNESPLPSEKRLTNYWFMEPFQPFYNDRFFRRVLQKIFHLGVTKKPLNNVSTVWGSQWWAITPECAAFILQYLEENPVFINFYKYAHAPDEHFFHTVVANSPFFEKAGGFRQEIRWPHEVSNITLNFEGRIFAENDYEFLEDLRFNRKPTEQRMSKELCNLMDTSLIRGAFSYSDFFFARKFTTNKSSRLLDLIDKNLLS
- a CDS encoding glycosyltransferase family 4 protein; this encodes MKIAFISYEYPPDTGGGGIATYVEQAAKMLQNRGNLVEVFTASHYRSGVEIEASGVRIHRIQLENKKLFANEIAPVFAERHALVKFDVLEGPDFCADAAGVIRLIPEIPLVVKLHTPNGICRQVQAATITEFIPKLRTNLGACHQWLNPSSIENIEKRHAHDADVIAAPSNLIAELLIKQWKLNRQKVHIFPSPYIPSPETLSIPIEQKASQVVTFVGRLEIRKGVLDLAQAIPDILKHCPDAKFRFVGKAGLSPDPEKNMQQYIEKLLHPYCHSLKFIGPVPNTQIPFILGQTDVCIFPSLFDNFPLVCLEAMAAGRAVIGSIASGMVEIINTNSVGRLISPNSPQQITQSTIELLQNPELRVQVGIAARERVLQEYNLERIGDLQEKSYQVAIETRQRLGTRRKFSIFA
- a CDS encoding glycosyltransferase family 4 protein; translation: MRLVIVRREPGVALSMDVYADNLVTELKAIRPNWEIVEVAPHPWSKSQENLWHSGTGIRKYYERYWHHPQQVCQVEGDIYHIIDHTNAHVAYWLKNKGKPLIITCHDLVQFVYPEILKGQSRFPAFSMASWQFSVRGMCYADCVIAVSSNTAKDVHKRLNIELEKILVVPNGVEASFQTLPSQEVKSFRKKYQRLPEEICLLNVGSTHQRKNIITVLKVLKTLKDRGLSVRLWRSGGKFMAEQITFIKELNLEEDILDFGTADKNILIQLYNAADVLLAPSLYEGFGLTVLEAMACGLPVITSNISSLPEVVGNAAVLVNPMDIQTMSESVVRLTQNSSDRQNLITQGFARAKQLTWKKSAEHLVSAYEQLS
- a CDS encoding glycosyltransferase family 4 protein, with the protein product MKILMSAYSCEPGMGSEPGVGWNIAREAAKYHEVWVLTRPDESQDIINAELARHPIPNLHFVYFTLPFWQDSRRWGQSGGMQFHYYLWQIQAYFVARDLHQKIGFDLSHHVTFVKYSSPCFLSLLPIPLVWGPVGGGESAPASFWQDFSLNGKIYEIARSGARWLGEKDPFVRLTAQRSAVVRATTKDTAQCLYKMGVNHVHILPESGLSAADIDHLNQYEIPNEPIVKFISMGRLLHWKGFHLGLRAFAQANLPNTEYWIVGDGPEWHHLQTLASDLGIAKKVKFWGRLPREKALNLLKDCHVLVHPSLHDSGGWVCMEAMAASRPIICLDIGGPAVQVTDETGFKITANEPYQAVRDLAAAMIHLVQNPELIVSMGQAGRKLVNENYSWQIVGERLHKLYLEIASKKVSQTDVISQVF
- a CDS encoding glycosyltransferase family 4 protein, whose product is MHILIAALHRPTKPTGVCRHAANLAQCLADTPEVSKVTLIVGTWQKDYFEQFFHSPKIQLITVDVKNSSLARNIWFLFGLPKLVKHLNPDIVHLSFPFPFLRPLFPCPIVSTIHDLYPYEKPEVFGYPNVIFNRLFLKQCIEHSDGLTCVSKSTLSSLKSYFPKTQTLKPIAVIYNYVDFSNIVAEPHHNLDISDHDSFLLCVAQHRKNKNIDLLIQSFSFLKKNGYLKDETKLIVVGSTGPETESLVNQIQHLSLQNQVLLIHAIKDHELCWLYQKCEIFVAASSQEGFCLPLAEALYFSCQVVCSDIPIFREIGSSSCCYFDVERDTVKNLSQAIISTLEQPVNRTANDLQFSKLDVANQYLKFYSTFSFISQ
- a CDS encoding HetP family heterocyst commitment protein; amino-acid sequence: MSQNFNDYNSSVHKKIKTEQIEQIIKAIISGKYSWACVLVLQFAGYNPMDYIPYRTYIRLLKTNCLLGNSQQN